CCGGTAGATGTATTCGGCCGTGTCTTTGAGCGCGCCGCGCAAGAGGCCGGCGACGATGAACTTGGCGTAGTGGCCGGCGCGACGATCGGCGTCGGTCAGCAGGAAAGCGTCGATCGACTGCTCGATGCGCTCGTACCACGGCGTCAGCGTATGCACGACGTGAGCCAGGAACATCTGCTCGGCACTGGCGTAGGTCGCGGCCTTGTCGGACAGGCCGACCATGATCGGCATGACCCGGAAAAACCGGCAGACCTCTTCGATCTGAAAGCGTCGCGTTTCCAGGTGCTGGGCATCAACACCCGAGAGCGAGATGCCGGTCCACTTCGCATTACGGTCGACGATCATGGTCTTGCCATCGTTGTCGACGCCGCGGTACTCGTCGTCGATCCACTTGCGCAGCTGTTTGTGCTGCGCGTCGGTCAGCGCACCCTCGACCGACAGCATGCCGCCCGGCTTGGCGCCGTTGGCGTGTTGTCTGGCGTGGTGCGCCTCGGTCGCGATCGACAAGCCGACGGCCTCGCGCGCCAGCTTGAGTACGTCAGCGCCGAGCACGCCGTTCCACGACGGGCCGCGCAGATGCCAGATGGCATCGGCAGGAAACGTTTGCGATGTGCCGTTGCGGGATCGAACCACATAGGTTCGGGACCAGTCGTCGGCGACCTTGACGGTAACGTCGCCCGGCTGCAGCGGAATCAGCTCGGCGATACGGCCGCCGACGCGACTGACGAAGCAGTAGGCGTTACCGGTCAGGCCGGCGTGCAGCACCATCATTTCGCGCAACTCGAAGCTGGTCATCCAGTCGTTCGGCTTGCGGTGCAGCAGGAAGTACAGCGGGTGATCCTTGGCCGGCTGCCGCACTCGCCCGTCGGCGGAGACCATCAGTTTGAGCGGCACCTGGGCAATGCCTTCGGCGAGCACGCGCAGACAGGCGAAAACCGTCGAGACTTGCAGCGCGGTCGTCCAGTTGACGGCGACGCCCGACTTGACCTCGGGCCCGGCAATCAGCGCGTTTTGCAGATCGACGACGGTAAAGCCGCCGGACTTGGCGCGAAAAGGCCAGGCGACGCCGGAAAGCCAGCTTTTCAGTTTCATTTCAGGATTCCCAGAACGATTCGGCCTCCTCGACGCCGAACAGCGCGCGATTCATGGCCATGATGACGGCGACGATCCCGTCGATCCGGTCGCGTGACTTCTTTTTGTTCGGTCGGTAGTTGTCGTTGGTGTCGCGCAGCAGCACGACGTTGCCGGCGTTCCAGCGCAGCACCGGGTGGCCGCCGTGAAGCAGCGCGCCGGACAGCACCAACCCTTCGAGATGCTTGGTCGGGGCCGAGAGGCCGCCGAAGTTTTGCGGGATCGCCACGAGGGTGATGCCCGCTTCGCCAAGCTCGGTGGCGAGCTTGGCGGCGTTCCATTGGTCGAAAGCAACCTCTTGCAGATCGAACAAATCACCGTCAGCCAGGATCTGCTGACGGATCAGCTCCTGGTCGACGACGTTGCCCGGCGTGGCAATCAAATGGCCCTGCTTGGCCCATAGCTGGTACGGCACGCGATCCTTGCGTTCGCGCAGCTGCATGTTGTCCTCGGGCACGAAGAACCGGCACAGCACGCGCCAGTGCGGATCGGACTCGGTGGGCAGGAACACCAGCACCCAAGCGGTCAGGTCGGTTGTGCTGGCGAGGTCGAGCCCGCCGTAGCACTTGCGCCCGTGCAGCAGCGCCTCATCGAACGGTTCGGCGCCCTTGTCCCAGTCGTCGAGCGACAGCCAGGCTTCGACCTGCTGCGTCCAGATATTCAGGCGCTTGGTCAGGAAGTTGAACAGCGCCGCCGGCACGCCGGCCGCCTTGCGCGCCTGATCGCGCAGCTCATCGAGAAACACCGATACGCCAAGGTTCGGATTGGCCTTGGGCCAGACAGCCTCGTCGCGCCAGTCGTCGTCGGCGTCGAGCGTGTAGATCACGCCGCCGAACGAGTCGTCATCAAGCGCGCCGTCGAGAATGCTGATCAGGTATTGCCGCTGCTCAAGGCAGATGCTGCCCTCTTGGTTGAAGCCCGCCGTGGTGATCGCGTGCATGATCGAATTGCGCCGCGATCCGCGCGCCGTGTCGATGACGTCCCACAGATCCCGATTCGGGTGGGCGTGCAGCTCGTCGACGATGGCCGCGTGGACGTTGAGGCCGTCTTGCGTCTTGGCATCGGCGCCGAGCGGCAGGTACTTGTTCGAGGTGCCCGCAATGAACAGCTTGTTGTGGCGGCTGGTAATCAGCTGCCGCAGCGCCGGCGACTGGCCGACCATCATCTCGGCTTCGGCGTGGGTGATCTTGGCCTGATCGAGCTTGGTGGCCGCGGTGTAGACCTCGGCGCCCGGCTCGCGGTCAGCCGCAAACAGGTAGATGCCCAACCCGGCGAGCTTGGTGCTCTTGCCGTTCTTGCGCGCGACCTCTTCGTACCAGGTGCGAAACCGGCGCACACCGGTGTCGCGATACCAACCGAATTCGACGGCCAGCCAGAACGCTTGCCACGGCGCCAGTGTGACCGGCTGCCCTGCCCAGTGCCCTTTCGAATGTCGGCAGAACCGTGGGAAGAACGACAGGACGTGGTCGGCCATGTCGCCACGGAAAATCAGCCCGCGCTCGCCCGCTGTTCGCAGATCGCGGTAGTGGCGCTCGACAGCGAGCCGCACCAGCCGGCCGACAACGATCTCGCCCCGAAGGACCGCGAAGCCGTAGGCATCCCACAGCCGCGGGACGTAGACCGCAGGAATCAGGTCGGCCGTACTTGAATGAAGCTCAGGATGTCGGCCAGCTCCTCGCTGATGATCCGACCCTTGCTGATTGCCTTGTTCTTTGCGCATGACATCACCGTCATTCCGTTTTTCTTGAGCAGGACGCGGATCTGGCTGGCGATCTTGGCCCGGTTGTAACTGGCGCTGACCTCGTAGGTGCGGCCGGTGTCACGGGCGACGGCGAACGTCTTGCCCTTGTTGTCCTCAATCCAGTCCTTGCAGTCCTGCCAGTCGACGATTGCCGTGCAGAGCAGCCCCAGCGAAAGGCCGGCGGTCGAGAAATCGAAGCCGGTCACGTCAAGCGTGGGGAGTAGTTCGTTCCAGATGCGTTTTTCCGCCGGGCGCATCGTCCACGGCGGTGGGTCGGGCAGGCGCTTGGCCTCGACGCCGATCTGGTCGACCAGATCGAACGGGCTGAACAACTCGCCCTGATTGGTCATCAGGTCGATCTGTCGGACCTGCGCCACGGCCAGCACCGTCAGGCCGGACTCGTCCAGGTCGCGCAGGATCTCGATCCGGGACCGGCGCTCGGCACGGGACTCGTCGGATTCGAGCGAACCGCCGTTACTGTCCTCGTCGTAGCGCCATCCGTACTTGTGGACGTTGTCGGCGTGGGTCCGCCACGTATCGACCTTGTCGGCCAGCAGCGCGATCGACATCAGCGCCGATCGGTAGTCGAGCCTGGCGTAGTCGAGCGCGTCGATCAGGTAACGCCAGATCAGACGAGCCCGGCGGGTTTTCAAAATCTTCGGCGGACGCAAAGTGGCGCCAACGCCGGTCGCGGATGCGGTTTCCCGGCCCATGGCGCGCTCCTCTCTGCCTCATCCATCAAAAACGAATCGGCAGCAGTCGATCATGCGGCTCAGCGCATTCCAGACCCCCCCCTACCTTTTTCCGGGTTTATTTTTTTCGACACTGAGCACGCGGTCCCGGACGGCGAGGCGTCAGACTTTGACACCCCCTCCCCCTGCCGGCGCAGCCCGGGCGTTGCCGAACCCGCCATCCTCGGCCGCGGTCTTGGCCGAATGGCATGACCGGCACAGCGACTGCCAATTGCTCGTATCCCAGAACAGTGCCTGATCACCACGATGAGGAATGATGTGGTCGACGACCTCGGCCGCGGTCACCCTATCCTGCCGCTCACACTCAGCACACAGCGGATGCCGACAAAGGAACGTCTCGCGCGCCTTGCGCCAACGGCTGTTGTAACCGCGGCTGGCCGCAGACCCGCGCCGATCATCGTACCGAGCATGCGGCGCCGGCCGATGCGCATCACACCAACCATCGTCAGTAAGCGCCCGGCACCCCGGCTGCTTGCAAGGACGCTTTGGCTTCACCGGCATCACACCCCCAGAAACGACAAAGCCCGCACGAGGCGGGCGGGCAATAAAAAACCCCGGCTGCTTTCGCACCGGGGTTTCGTAGACGCAGTGATTCACACTGTGAATCGGAGGCTAAAAGTTTTCACACCACTGCGCAAGCAC
This window of the Jeongeupia sp. USM3 genome carries:
- a CDS encoding HNH endonuclease, translating into MPVKPKRPCKQPGCRALTDDGWCDAHRPAPHARYDDRRGSAASRGYNSRWRKARETFLCRHPLCAECERQDRVTAAEVVDHIIPHRGDQALFWDTSNWQSLCRSCHSAKTAAEDGGFGNARAAPAGGGGVKV
- a CDS encoding phage portal protein, with the translated sequence MKLKSWLSGVAWPFRAKSGGFTVVDLQNALIAGPEVKSGVAVNWTTALQVSTVFACLRVLAEGIAQVPLKLMVSADGRVRQPAKDHPLYFLLHRKPNDWMTSFELREMMVLHAGLTGNAYCFVSRVGGRIAELIPLQPGDVTVKVADDWSRTYVVRSRNGTSQTFPADAIWHLRGPSWNGVLGADVLKLAREAVGLSIATEAHHARQHANGAKPGGMLSVEGALTDAQHKQLRKWIDDEYRGVDNDGKTMIVDRNAKWTGISLSGVDAQHLETRRFQIEEVCRFFRVMPIMVGLSDKAATYASAEQMFLAHVVHTLTPWYERIEQSIDAFLLTDADRRAGHYAKFIVAGLLRGALKDTAEYIYRLVGIGVLTRNEGRDALDKNPIDGLDEPLTPVNLGGLDNQGGGNAST
- a CDS encoding terminase large subunit → MRLAVERHYRDLRTAGERGLIFRGDMADHVLSFFPRFCRHSKGHWAGQPVTLAPWQAFWLAVEFGWYRDTGVRRFRTWYEEVARKNGKSTKLAGLGIYLFAADREPGAEVYTAATKLDQAKITHAEAEMMVGQSPALRQLITSRHNKLFIAGTSNKYLPLGADAKTQDGLNVHAAIVDELHAHPNRDLWDVIDTARGSRRNSIMHAITTAGFNQEGSICLEQRQYLISILDGALDDDSFGGVIYTLDADDDWRDEAVWPKANPNLGVSVFLDELRDQARKAAGVPAALFNFLTKRLNIWTQQVEAWLSLDDWDKGAEPFDEALLHGRKCYGGLDLASTTDLTAWVLVFLPTESDPHWRVLCRFFVPEDNMQLRERKDRVPYQLWAKQGHLIATPGNVVDQELIRQQILADGDLFDLQEVAFDQWNAAKLATELGEAGITLVAIPQNFGGLSAPTKHLEGLVLSGALLHGGHPVLRWNAGNVVLLRDTNDNYRPNKKKSRDRIDGIVAVIMAMNRALFGVEEAESFWES